A single genomic interval of Flavihumibacter rivuli harbors:
- a CDS encoding response regulator — protein sequence MYFAKKALLINDDQQLLNAMATILRNENFEVVTALGGKQGLMAIREASFDLVITDITMSYCSGFELIAETKENADTKDTSIFVISSIGNESTIAECFEMGVDAYIQKPFVPKSFLYNINRILFDKAYALAS from the coding sequence ATGTACTTCGCTAAGAAAGCCCTCCTCATCAATGATGATCAGCAGTTGCTGAACGCCATGGCAACTATCCTCCGTAATGAAAACTTTGAAGTTGTTACCGCCCTTGGTGGTAAGCAGGGCCTGATGGCCATCCGTGAGGCTTCTTTTGACCTTGTGATCACAGATATTACCATGTCCTACTGCAGCGGCTTTGAGCTCATCGCTGAAACCAAGGAAAATGCGGATACTAAGGATACCTCAATCTTCGTTATATCATCGATAGGGAATGAATCCACTATTGCAGAATGTTTTGAAATGGGGGTGGATGCCTACATCCAGAAGCCCTTTGTTCCAAAATCATTCCTGTACAATATCAACCGAATCCTATTCGATAAAGCCTATGCACTCGCTAGTTGA
- a CDS encoding HEAT repeat domain-containing protein has translation MKKEQREALLSQQIDQVLTEQIIARTDWSQHNADVGLLSCVQQLRSLPLRQPLVRDVLAKRLIHNKHNFSGEINEMLTRVYLMLGLHKESLADVVSKHRKVRLAAMHELYMMDIKVDESIVQPLLFHKDELTRKYARCFLIKHAPSASFEFLDQVKDQFLPWEQYELHAIMARRDCLDVPLFAQWIRSDLNPGVVSFSIKMAVHFKQHDAIPVLIRLLEEGSQELRKEAIVALGRFKSLEAEEALVLRYASESIPVKLEILKALGRIASGRCIHFLANVFYGATSVDIKKSAMRSLVEQGRQAASVIEDMIAEAKGIDKLVIQQSIHPISKH, from the coding sequence TTGAAAAAGGAACAAAGGGAAGCCTTGCTTAGCCAGCAAATTGACCAGGTCCTCACCGAGCAAATCATTGCCAGGACCGATTGGTCACAGCACAATGCTGATGTTGGCTTGCTCAGTTGTGTTCAGCAGCTGAGGTCGCTTCCCCTTCGCCAACCATTGGTCAGGGATGTGCTGGCCAAAAGACTGATCCATAACAAGCACAATTTCTCTGGTGAGATCAATGAAATGCTCACCAGGGTTTACCTGATGCTTGGACTCCATAAAGAAAGCCTGGCCGATGTAGTGTCAAAGCATCGCAAGGTTAGGCTGGCAGCCATGCATGAACTGTACATGATGGATATTAAAGTGGATGAGTCCATCGTTCAGCCCTTATTGTTCCATAAGGATGAACTTACCCGCAAGTATGCCCGGTGTTTCCTGATCAAGCATGCTCCATCTGCTTCTTTCGAGTTCCTGGACCAGGTAAAGGACCAGTTCCTTCCCTGGGAACAATATGAATTGCATGCCATTATGGCTCGGCGCGATTGCCTGGATGTGCCTTTGTTTGCCCAATGGATCCGTTCCGACCTGAATCCGGGTGTTGTTTCCTTTAGTATTAAGATGGCTGTTCATTTCAAACAGCATGATGCCATTCCCGTCCTGATCAGGTTGCTGGAAGAAGGATCTCAGGAATTGAGGAAGGAAGCGATCGTTGCATTGGGAAGATTCAAATCATTGGAGGCTGAGGAAGCATTGGTGTTGAGGTATGCTAGTGAATCCATTCCCGTTAAGCTGGAGATCCTGAAGGCACTTGGCAGGATTGCCTCAGGAAGGTGTATCCATTTCCTGGCGAATGTATTTTATGGCGCCACAAGTGTAGACATCAAGAAATCGGCTATGCGTTCCCTCGTGGAGCAAGGACGCCAGGCGGCATCAGTTATTGAAGACATGATCGCTGAGGCAAAGGGTATTGACAAGTTAGTGATCCAACAATCCATTCATCCTATAAGTAAACACTAA
- a CDS encoding glycosyltransferase family 2 protein, whose amino-acid sequence MNYSFWDPVIWAFDLGILFYSVGLFSLYLMLALLAYKGIRRNRERNKLRLETILEKSPLTPGISIVAPAFNEGPTIIANVRSLLTLNYPRFEVIIVNDGSTDDTLDKLINEFKLVRHDIPYESKVPSQPIRCFFKSTSMAYSNLIVVDKVNGKSKADAVNAGINIASYPYLLNTDVDCILDRDTLLKLVQPFMEDGKRVIAVGAGLRIANSCEVDRGTMMQVKVPEGMIPRFQEVEYIRSFVLGKVGWSQMNAVPNVSGGLGLFDTDILIKAGGYDPRSFGEDMDMIVRMAKYMCDNKQDYAIRYVPQALCWTEAPDNLKVFGRQRTRWARGLFQIFAQHGKMLLHPRYKRMGLITFPYNFFFELLAPIIEFLGLITYFVLIATGQINFVHAGILLVFVYSFSVFITLLSIMYDQFAMNNYSSPRELAKLCMAAVLEPFLYHPLIIFFSLKGYFNQLFGRQHAWGNMQRKGFRQQADQPSVIIR is encoded by the coding sequence ATGAATTATTCTTTTTGGGATCCTGTGATCTGGGCATTTGACCTGGGGATCTTATTTTATTCAGTAGGACTGTTTTCCTTGTACCTGATGCTGGCCTTACTTGCCTATAAAGGTATCCGCCGCAACAGGGAAAGAAATAAATTGAGACTGGAGACTATCCTGGAGAAGTCGCCCCTTACTCCGGGTATTTCCATTGTTGCCCCTGCCTTCAATGAAGGGCCCACTATCATTGCCAATGTGCGGTCTTTGCTTACACTGAACTATCCCAGGTTCGAGGTGATCATTGTAAATGATGGTTCCACAGACGATACTCTTGATAAACTGATCAATGAGTTCAAATTGGTCCGCCACGATATTCCTTACGAATCAAAAGTGCCTTCCCAACCCATTCGCTGTTTCTTCAAGTCCACCAGCATGGCGTATAGCAATCTCATTGTCGTGGACAAGGTAAACGGCAAGTCGAAAGCAGATGCCGTCAATGCAGGTATCAATATAGCCTCCTATCCTTATCTCCTCAATACTGATGTGGATTGTATCCTGGACAGGGACACCTTATTGAAGCTGGTCCAGCCTTTTATGGAAGACGGCAAACGGGTGATCGCTGTAGGTGCGGGCCTGAGGATCGCTAATTCCTGTGAGGTAGACAGGGGAACCATGATGCAGGTGAAAGTGCCTGAAGGCATGATACCTCGTTTCCAGGAAGTGGAATATATCCGCTCTTTCGTGCTGGGTAAAGTTGGCTGGTCACAAATGAATGCCGTGCCTAATGTCTCCGGCGGCCTTGGCTTGTTTGATACGGATATCCTGATCAAGGCGGGTGGTTACGATCCCCGGTCATTTGGTGAGGATATGGACATGATCGTCAGAATGGCAAAGTATATGTGTGACAACAAACAAGACTACGCTATACGCTATGTGCCACAGGCATTGTGTTGGACCGAAGCCCCCGACAACCTCAAGGTATTTGGACGCCAGCGTACCCGTTGGGCGCGGGGCTTGTTCCAGATCTTTGCCCAGCATGGTAAAATGCTGCTCCATCCGCGTTATAAGCGAATGGGCCTGATCACCTTTCCGTATAATTTCTTCTTTGAGTTGCTCGCCCCGATTATTGAGTTCCTGGGCCTGATCACCTATTTTGTATTGATTGCCACTGGCCAGATCAATTTTGTTCATGCAGGCATCCTGTTGGTGTTCGTGTATTCCTTCTCCGTGTTTATTACCCTGCTGAGTATTATGTATGACCAGTTCGCCATGAATAATTATTCCAGTCCCCGTGAGCTGGCGAAATTGTGCATGGCTGCTGTATTGGAACCATTCCTTTACCATCCGCTGATCATATTCTTCTCCCTGAAAGGATACTTCAACCAACTGTTCGGCAGGCAACATGCCTGGGGGAATATGCAACGGAAGGGATTCAGGCAACAGGCAGATCAGCCAAGTGTAATTATCAGATAA
- a CDS encoding tetratricopeptide repeat protein, whose translation MNILEKAKLIVMLSIPAAVLLSQPSSAQDRRTSSDDLLKMALHEANTLGNTAKAIELCKRALRQSPDYADVHQLLGKLYRVSGETDLSRQEYLLLLKKNPRDTDALISLFNLESEAKRYDAALAYLNQALQVQPGKEDFLFRKAYLLEEMKQLDEAVLLSESLYKQFPGNKKYTTMYCDQLFQLSREQARTGNTENAIRGLQRLLAVDPQHRDALVALVNHYYTSGQLDQAIRYCELGLAANPVDSVFLLKQSAFLLESGKPAQAIDASGLLARSYPDNERFAQIYYDQLLGYGVGLMKQDSIKPASAVWARMHTDFPKDTAALQYLSANMIQEKHYDSALGYIEKGLLLMPASYKFQSMKTEALEAKGEYAKAYQSARQMLQSNPGDVKLRSYVNYLQYKSKRNQIGVMHLQSIYDNDIPTASITTLQYLRFHKKGSIGGRINFADRNNQQGVQFELESYLKHNQYLYSYMVAGWATNDVLPQWRAGYSLFKNLGKNWEGELGARYLYAGGENVWSGVWSASKTWKKNWTNFRGFIINDAGEWYHAYTLTSRFFLKKPNEYVSFIGGLGTSPDDRSRNYQINNLLGFLAHSAGMGIQKTIKTNTIVNLTGVWTNQRIAEKQSYNQYDITFTLLQMF comes from the coding sequence ATGAATATCCTGGAAAAAGCTAAGCTTATTGTTATGCTCTCCATACCGGCTGCGGTTTTACTGAGCCAGCCTTCCAGCGCACAGGACAGGCGCACCAGTTCGGATGATTTGTTGAAAATGGCGCTGCATGAGGCCAATACCTTGGGCAATACAGCCAAGGCGATCGAATTATGCAAGCGCGCACTAAGGCAGAGCCCCGATTATGCAGATGTGCACCAGTTGCTGGGGAAGCTCTACCGGGTATCAGGTGAAACCGATCTTAGCAGGCAGGAGTACCTCCTCTTGCTTAAGAAGAACCCACGTGATACCGACGCTCTCATCAGCCTCTTTAACCTTGAATCTGAAGCGAAGCGCTATGATGCTGCACTTGCTTACCTTAACCAGGCCCTGCAGGTTCAGCCGGGCAAAGAGGATTTCCTCTTCAGGAAGGCTTACTTGCTGGAGGAAATGAAGCAATTGGATGAAGCTGTTTTGTTGTCCGAAAGTTTATACAAGCAATTTCCCGGCAATAAGAAATATACAACCATGTACTGCGACCAACTGTTTCAGTTGTCCAGGGAGCAGGCGAGAACGGGGAATACCGAAAATGCGATCCGAGGTTTGCAACGACTGTTGGCAGTTGATCCACAGCACCGGGATGCTTTGGTCGCATTGGTAAATCATTACTATACGAGCGGGCAGCTTGACCAGGCGATCAGGTATTGTGAACTGGGCCTGGCTGCCAATCCTGTTGATTCTGTCTTCCTGTTGAAGCAGTCGGCCTTCCTGTTGGAATCCGGCAAGCCTGCACAGGCTATTGATGCATCCGGCCTTTTGGCAAGGTCCTATCCGGACAATGAGCGTTTCGCCCAAATCTATTATGACCAGTTGTTGGGTTATGGTGTAGGGTTGATGAAGCAGGATAGTATCAAGCCGGCCTCAGCGGTATGGGCAAGGATGCATACCGATTTTCCAAAGGATACTGCCGCATTGCAATACCTTTCTGCTAACATGATCCAGGAGAAGCATTACGATTCTGCACTGGGTTATATTGAGAAAGGTCTTTTGCTCATGCCTGCTTCCTATAAGTTCCAGAGCATGAAAACCGAGGCACTGGAAGCCAAGGGTGAATATGCCAAAGCTTACCAATCTGCCCGGCAAATGCTGCAATCCAATCCCGGCGATGTGAAGTTGCGCTCCTATGTTAATTACCTGCAGTACAAAAGCAAGCGCAACCAAATTGGGGTCATGCACCTGCAGAGCATTTACGATAATGATATCCCTACGGCCAGTATCACCACTTTACAATACCTGCGCTTCCATAAGAAAGGAAGTATTGGGGGAAGGATAAACTTTGCCGATCGTAATAACCAGCAAGGTGTGCAGTTTGAGCTGGAGAGTTACCTGAAACACAACCAGTACCTGTATTCTTACATGGTGGCAGGATGGGCAACCAATGATGTATTGCCACAATGGCGAGCAGGTTATTCCCTCTTCAAAAACCTGGGTAAGAATTGGGAAGGTGAATTGGGTGCGCGGTACCTGTATGCCGGCGGTGAGAATGTTTGGTCGGGTGTTTGGTCAGCCAGCAAGACATGGAAAAAGAACTGGACCAACTTCCGTGGGTTTATCATTAATGATGCAGGGGAGTGGTATCATGCCTATACCCTGACCAGCAGGTTCTTCCTCAAAAAACCTAATGAATATGTCTCCTTTATTGGAGGATTGGGAACCAGCCCCGATGACAGGAGCCGTAACTACCAGATCAATAATCTCCTTGGGTTCCTTGCCCATTCGGCGGGTATGGGTATCCAGAAGACCATCAAAACCAACACAATTGTAAACCTAACCGGGGTTTGGACCAACCAGCGGATTGCGGAAAAGCAGAGCTATAACCAGTATGATATTACTTTCACCCTCTTGCAAATGTTCTAA
- a CDS encoding DUF4838 domain-containing protein has translation MYLKFLALIMVMMTAGYAYSQNLLLAEGKKTGFGLVLPERPTAYEEKAAKVFADYFQKVTGASIPMVPKKQHHQAMVISIGHTKYLDNPSTFSTPESFRIRTKPGRLLIEGEGRGVVFAVYHFIEQYLGCRKYDQGPALVMPKDKLELTAGLDIRESPAFIYREAYFPIMADEEYRDWHRLHRLDDHWGLWGHSFEQLLPAADYFRDHPEYFALTGKGRNPAQLCLSNEAVFRIIKKVLAERIAAWPDARYWSISPNDSPIYCECEQCSKTDAKEGGPQGSLVNFVNRLAAAFPGHQFSTLAYTYSAHPTRQLKPARNVSIMLSSIDALRTYPFYQEPTARPFCKDLEGWKEKTPNIFVWDYCTQFTNYLSPFPNLYCLQPNYKYLQEKGVKGVFAQGSGADHSDLAELKAYLIARLLWQPSVLVDSIVHDFLEGYYGKAGLFIQQYLEQMDNALIETKAALDIYGNPVNEVGRFLSPARMEDYSHILDKAEAAVEQEPQHLERVLRLRLSLDYASFQQARFYGREKHGIFQKATGGEWQVREGFRDRYDKFIKRCGAEGVSMMNEDGKDLQAYQREWSSIFNGGVRPNLAYRAGVQLERPHIPDYAAASAGILVDGNNGFDDFSYNWLCFNNEPLQATLDMGEVKTVDRIALGFLEDPRHWFFLPSTISVWVSVNGKDFEPAGEMKHGLPEQEGYAIRRKEVQFSLKESVPARYVKVIALPQPELPIWRQHKKRKAMLACDEVWVN, from the coding sequence ATGTATCTAAAGTTCCTCGCGCTGATCATGGTAATGATGACTGCTGGTTATGCCTACTCCCAAAACCTCCTTCTCGCAGAAGGGAAAAAAACTGGTTTCGGGTTGGTGTTGCCGGAGCGCCCAACTGCATATGAAGAAAAGGCTGCTAAGGTTTTTGCTGACTATTTCCAAAAGGTGACCGGGGCTTCCATTCCAATGGTCCCCAAAAAGCAGCACCATCAGGCCATGGTCATCAGTATTGGCCATACCAAATACCTGGATAATCCCAGCACTTTCTCAACTCCAGAGTCTTTTCGCATCAGGACAAAGCCTGGAAGGTTATTGATCGAAGGCGAAGGAAGGGGAGTGGTGTTTGCGGTCTATCATTTTATTGAACAATACCTCGGATGCCGGAAGTATGACCAGGGACCTGCGTTGGTAATGCCCAAGGATAAGCTTGAATTAACAGCCGGCCTGGATATACGAGAATCACCTGCATTTATCTACCGGGAAGCCTATTTCCCGATCATGGCAGATGAGGAATACCGCGATTGGCATCGCCTCCATCGCCTTGATGACCATTGGGGCTTATGGGGCCATAGTTTTGAACAACTTCTCCCTGCAGCAGACTATTTCAGGGATCATCCGGAATATTTTGCCCTGACAGGTAAGGGACGCAATCCCGCACAACTTTGCTTGTCTAACGAAGCTGTTTTCAGGATTATTAAGAAAGTACTCGCCGAAAGAATCGCTGCCTGGCCTGATGCCAGGTATTGGTCTATCAGTCCCAATGATTCACCGATCTATTGCGAGTGTGAACAATGTAGTAAAACCGATGCAAAAGAGGGAGGCCCGCAGGGGTCATTAGTGAACTTTGTGAATCGTCTGGCGGCTGCCTTTCCCGGGCATCAGTTCTCCACACTGGCCTATACGTATAGCGCCCATCCCACCCGGCAACTCAAACCGGCAAGGAATGTTTCCATCATGCTAAGCAGCATTGACGCTTTGAGGACCTATCCCTTTTACCAGGAACCAACTGCCCGGCCTTTCTGCAAGGACCTGGAAGGTTGGAAGGAAAAGACACCTAATATTTTTGTCTGGGATTACTGCACCCAGTTCACCAACTACCTCTCACCATTTCCGAACCTTTACTGTTTGCAACCCAATTATAAGTACCTGCAGGAGAAAGGTGTGAAAGGCGTTTTCGCACAGGGCAGCGGGGCCGATCATAGTGACCTGGCCGAATTAAAGGCCTATTTGATCGCGAGGCTGTTATGGCAGCCCAGTGTCCTGGTTGATTCCATCGTACATGATTTCCTGGAGGGCTACTATGGCAAGGCTGGTTTATTCATCCAGCAATACCTCGAGCAAATGGATAATGCCCTCATTGAGACGAAGGCCGCGCTTGATATCTACGGTAACCCGGTGAATGAGGTCGGCAGGTTCCTCTCCCCGGCCAGAATGGAAGACTATAGTCATATCCTTGATAAGGCAGAGGCAGCAGTAGAACAGGAGCCCCAGCATTTGGAAAGGGTATTGAGACTGAGGCTGTCTCTGGATTACGCTTCCTTCCAGCAGGCGCGTTTCTATGGGCGGGAAAAGCATGGCATCTTCCAAAAGGCAACTGGCGGTGAGTGGCAGGTAAGGGAAGGATTCAGGGACAGGTATGATAAGTTCATCAAAAGATGTGGGGCAGAAGGAGTGAGTATGATGAATGAGGACGGCAAGGATTTGCAAGCCTACCAAAGGGAATGGTCTTCCATTTTCAATGGTGGGGTCAGGCCCAACCTTGCCTACCGGGCAGGAGTGCAACTGGAGCGTCCCCATATTCCGGATTATGCAGCTGCCAGTGCCGGGATATTGGTAGATGGCAATAATGGTTTTGATGATTTCAGTTACAACTGGCTTTGCTTCAATAATGAACCACTCCAGGCGACCCTCGATATGGGTGAAGTGAAAACAGTGGATCGTATTGCCCTTGGTTTTCTCGAAGATCCCAGGCATTGGTTCTTCCTTCCTTCAACCATCTCGGTTTGGGTTTCGGTCAATGGAAAGGACTTCGAACCGGCAGGTGAAATGAAGCATGGACTTCCCGAGCAGGAGGGCTATGCAATAAGGCGGAAGGAAGTACAGTTCTCCTTAAAGGAAAGCGTGCCAGCCAGGTACGTAAAAGTGATCGCCCTGCCCCAGCCTGAACTGCCCATTTGGCGCCAGCACAAAAAACGCAAGGCGATGCTGGCTTGCGATGAGGTATGGGTTAATTAA
- a CDS encoding Pycsar system effector family protein, with amino-acid sequence MEANHSLIALAEQYVKQLFNDQVPSAYQFHDLHHTVGVVEAARTIASHYTLTEEDRTALMLAAWFHDTGYSRQYEGHEQASVEIARAFLHARNIPDPLIDKVSACILATQMPQSPKSTIEEIICDADLYHLGTTEFSTEHKLLRKEWILVFGKDISKKDWRKNNIAFLQKHSYFTEYARTHLEPVKQEHLKRLVEKNEAVTAGKLPEYNPEKTAEVIEALGKSPDSNGPDNKPKQKKESRTERGIATMFRIMSDNHVSLSQMADSKANIMISVNTIVLSILVSVLLGKLQYYPQFIIPTSLLATVCLSAVIFAIRATRPNVNKGYFTQEDIRMKKINLLFFGNFFKMELPDYEWAMKEMMNDSDYLYGSMIKDIYYLGKVLAKKYHYLRISYNIFMYGLIVSVLAFAIATVIGTL; translated from the coding sequence ATGGAAGCAAATCACTCCTTAATTGCATTGGCTGAGCAGTACGTAAAGCAATTGTTCAATGACCAGGTACCATCAGCCTATCAATTCCATGACCTCCACCACACTGTAGGGGTGGTAGAGGCTGCCCGTACCATTGCATCCCATTACACTTTGACAGAGGAAGACAGGACCGCATTGATGTTGGCCGCCTGGTTCCATGATACCGGCTATAGCCGCCAATATGAAGGCCATGAACAGGCAAGCGTGGAAATCGCGAGGGCATTCCTGCATGCCAGGAATATTCCTGATCCGCTGATCGACAAGGTTAGCGCCTGCATCCTGGCCACCCAAATGCCGCAGTCGCCAAAATCAACCATCGAGGAGATCATTTGCGACGCCGACCTCTATCACCTGGGCACTACTGAATTTTCTACAGAACACAAACTATTAAGGAAGGAGTGGATACTGGTCTTTGGTAAGGATATCAGTAAAAAGGACTGGCGAAAAAACAATATTGCCTTCCTGCAAAAACACTCCTACTTCACGGAATATGCACGCACCCACCTGGAGCCGGTGAAGCAGGAACACCTGAAGCGATTGGTTGAAAAGAATGAAGCAGTAACAGCCGGGAAGTTGCCTGAATACAATCCCGAGAAAACAGCAGAGGTCATTGAGGCACTGGGAAAGAGCCCCGATAGCAATGGCCCGGACAATAAACCCAAGCAAAAGAAAGAATCGAGGACAGAAAGGGGTATCGCCACCATGTTCAGGATCATGAGTGACAATCATGTAAGCCTTAGCCAGATGGCAGATTCAAAGGCCAATATCATGATATCAGTAAACACCATTGTATTGTCCATCCTGGTTTCCGTACTGCTGGGAAAACTGCAATATTATCCCCAGTTCATCATACCCACCAGTCTCCTGGCTACCGTCTGCCTGAGTGCAGTGATCTTTGCCATTAGGGCGACAAGGCCCAATGTCAACAAAGGATATTTTACACAGGAAGATATCCGGATGAAGAAGATCAACCTTTTGTTCTTTGGAAACTTCTTCAAAATGGAATTACCGGATTATGAATGGGCCATGAAGGAGATGATGAACGACTCAGATTATCTCTATGGCAGCATGATCAAGGATATCTATTACCTGGGAAAGGTGTTGGCCAAAAAATACCACTACCTCAGGATCTCATACAATATCTTCATGTATGGACTGATCGTCTCGGTATTGGCATTTGCCATTGCAACCGTCATCGGCACCTTATAA